In Deferribacter desulfuricans SSM1, the following are encoded in one genomic region:
- a CDS encoding ABC transporter ATP-binding protein → MIEVKNLKKRYGNFEALKGISFSVEKGEIVGFLGPNGAGKTTTMQIITGFISPSAGEVVIDGKKVDGFDIKFKKKIGYLPENNPIYNDLSVYDYLSFFANLKNLKNKKDEIRRVINLTKIEDVINKKIDTLSKGYKQRVGLAQAILGNPEILILDEPTTGLDPNQIIEIRNLIKELGKKKTVILSTHIMQEVEQTCERVIIINKGNIVADDRLDNLKGKNERIIIEVDKNLPETFFEKFGEVTRLSETKFLIKSNEDVRKEISKLCFENGVMIYELKTEFDDLETTFRKLTSVEV, encoded by the coding sequence ATGATAGAGGTAAAAAACCTCAAAAAACGTTATGGAAACTTTGAGGCACTAAAAGGAATTAGCTTTTCAGTAGAAAAAGGTGAAATAGTAGGATTTTTAGGCCCAAATGGGGCAGGAAAAACTACCACTATGCAAATAATCACTGGATTTATTAGCCCAAGTGCAGGTGAAGTTGTTATTGATGGCAAAAAAGTGGATGGTTTTGACATCAAGTTTAAGAAAAAAATAGGTTATTTACCTGAAAATAACCCTATTTACAATGACCTATCTGTTTATGACTACCTTTCTTTTTTCGCTAACTTAAAAAATCTAAAGAATAAAAAAGATGAAATAAGAAGAGTAATAAATCTCACAAAGATTGAAGATGTAATCAATAAAAAAATTGATACCTTATCTAAAGGTTACAAACAAAGAGTGGGACTTGCTCAAGCAATATTAGGAAATCCAGAAATATTAATTCTTGATGAGCCTACAACTGGTCTTGATCCAAACCAAATCATTGAAATAAGAAATTTAATTAAAGAACTTGGTAAAAAGAAAACTGTTATTTTATCAACTCACATCATGCAAGAAGTGGAACAAACCTGCGAAAGGGTAATAATCATAAATAAAGGGAATATAGTGGCTGATGATAGATTAGATAATCTTAAAGGGAAAAATGAAAGAATTATAATAGAAGTGGATAAAAATTTACCAGAAACTTTCTTCGAGAAATTTGGGGAAGTTACAAGACTTTCTGAAACAAAATTTTTAATTAAGTCAAACGAAGACGTTAGAAAAGAGATATCAAAACTCTGCTTTGAAAATGGTGTAATGATATATGAGCTCAAAACTGAATTTGATGATTTAGAAACAACATTCAGAAAACTCACATCCGTGGAGGTCTAA
- a CDS encoding ABC transporter permease subunit: MGIKAIAIKDLKQTFYHPTAYVLSFFFLIITGWFFSSTLFLIGQAELRDFVGVVPFLLMFFIPAITMRTISEERKQGTIELILTNPVTDTALIFGKFTASFITILFFVFFTLTYPIILTFIGNPDIGHIISSYVGIILLSSFYIAIGIFASSITFNQIVAFILSFSIIFFFYILQRVAIFMPPSYQEFLLYLSSATHFKKFTMGLITLQDVVYYLTGAALFLHIANDIIESRLSK, translated from the coding sequence ATGGGGATAAAAGCGATAGCCATTAAAGACCTGAAACAAACTTTTTATCACCCTACTGCATACGTTTTATCATTTTTCTTCTTGATTATAACAGGATGGTTTTTTTCTAGTACATTGTTTTTGATTGGGCAAGCAGAATTAAGAGATTTCGTTGGAGTTGTCCCGTTTCTTCTAATGTTTTTTATCCCAGCAATTACAATGCGCACAATTTCTGAAGAAAGAAAACAGGGAACAATAGAATTAATACTTACTAACCCTGTCACAGATACCGCTTTGATTTTTGGTAAATTCACAGCTTCTTTTATTACAATATTATTTTTTGTATTTTTTACTTTAACTTATCCGATAATTTTAACTTTCATTGGAAATCCTGATATTGGTCATATAATTTCATCCTATGTGGGTATCATATTGTTATCATCTTTTTACATTGCAATAGGTATCTTTGCATCTTCGATAACATTTAATCAGATTGTGGCCTTTATTTTATCCTTCTCAATAATTTTCTTTTTCTATATCTTGCAAAGAGTTGCAATATTCATGCCCCCATCATATCAGGAGTTTTTACTGTATCTCTCATCTGCTACACATTTTAAAAAGTTTACTATGGGATTAATAACATTACAGGATGTTGTTTACTATTTAACAGGTGCTGCACTATTTTTACACATTGCCAATGATATCATAGAATCAAGACTTTCTAAATGA